The window ctggcattcaggccaaagagttccatcagaccagagaatcttgtttctcatgatctgagtcctataggtgccctttggcaaactccaaacgggttgtcgtgtgccttttactgagaaatggcttccgtctggccactaccattaaggcctgattggtggagtactgcagagatggttgtccttctggaagtttctcggttctcttttttacttttaatacatttgcagacatttctaaaaacctatttttgctttgtcattatggggtattgggtgtagattgatgaggaaaatgttttatttaatcaattttagaataaggctgtatcgtaacaaaatgtggaaaaagtcaagtgcactgaacaatttccaaatgcaccgTATACAGTCTTAGCATTAGTAATGGGTGGGGAGAAATAAAATGATCGATAGTTATACCGAACCAAAATTtaaatatgcaacaatttcaaagattttaatgAGTTACAGTCCATAAAATCAGctaatttaaatacattcattatgccctaatctatggatttcacatgactgggaatacagatgttaatttttggttacagataccttaaaagaaaatgggcctcacaacggacctcaggatctcatcacggtatttctgtgcattcaaattgccatcgataaaatgcaattggtgttcgtagcttatgcctgcccagaccataaccccaccgccaccatggggcactcggttcatcagcaaaccgctctcccacacgacaccatacacctGGTTTGCGGGTtgggaggccggttggacatactgccaaattctccaaaacaacattagaggtggcttatggtagagaaattaacattgaattctctggcaacagctcaggtggacattcctgcagtcagcatgccaattgcacactccctcaaaacttgagacatctgtggcattggtttgtgtgacaaaagtgcacattttagagtggcctttattgtccccagaacaaggtgcacccgtgtaatgatcatgctgtttaaatcagcttcttgatatgccacaccaatcaggttgatggattatcttggcgaaggagaaatgctccctAACAGGGACGTAAAAACACGCTTTgagcatatggaaaatgtctggagatatttttttttatagctcagctcatgaaacactttacGGTAAACATTTTTTCACTGTACATACTGCAATATTATTTTGGGAcgataatatatatatttgactccaagtatatatatatatatatatatacttattttttaaatttttttttacttcagtacttAGCGTTAACTAGCGCTAGTCAGCTGTTCCTGCCCCCAAAACTCCTGTATGTTTCATCCTATAGTTTGTTCTCAATCGTGAGCAagcatgttttcagcactttaatTTCCTTAACCAAAACTTGTTGTTTTCTCAGCAATATGCTTAGAACATTaaattgcaatacatatagaattgtaagAATCGTAATACATATCGCATCGGCACCTACATATGGTGATAATATTGTCTCGTGAGGTCCTTGGCGATTCCCAGCTCTACTCAGTATCGCACCAACAAACACAGCAGATACCACAAGTCTTACAGAGGTAAACTGGGGCGTTaggaaaagttttttttaaaatagACGCTACACCGCATTTTGCCGGCAGGAGAAGACAGCATGCCACTTTATCAAGTGTTCTCGGGCGTGAGCCGCGCAACGGAATCTTGTCAACTGAACCAGCGTAATTTTATTCTGAGCAGCGCGAGCCTAACACGAAACCGCACTGCTCACCCACTGGTTTCATCTAAATGAAGAGGCAGGTCTCGCCCTCTGCAAAACTGGCGTGACCGGTTCATCATCACAGTACCAAACATAACAGGGGAGGAATTTGTTTTTTAAAGTCCTTCCAATGGGATGTTAACAGAGGGCCTAACTCGTTGTTCAGCAAGGATCCCATAGGCATTCATGGCAAGCGCAGGGGTGTCGGCCACACTGGTGTCATGGCTAGATGCATAACCTGCTCCTTTATCCTACTACTGTCATATACAGGATCAAATTGCCACAATCCTTCCACTGCTATagctggtgtggtagtggtgagCCTTCTGGTGCAAAATGGCTGTCGTATATCACCAATGAGGGTGAGACTATTTAGTGGCGAATAAGGTGAGGTAACCCAAAATTACAATATCAAGCACGAAATTAAATTAATGtcattacaccacacacacatcaatcATACAAACACACGGCACCATTTTAAGACCTGTCTGAGAAGGAAATGCTTTCAAAAACATTTGGAGAATGTCCACACAGGGAGTCTCTGCAACACAAAAGTAAATCAACAAAAGGCATGGTCACCCGATCATTTATCACATTTGGTCTACTGATAGGGAGTGATCAGAGAGAATTTGAGGAAAAAACTAAAACAAGCAATATTCCGTAAAATGTAATACAAGGCATTATAAAAAAGGCTCATACATGCATAAAACAAGTTAGAAAGAGCTAGGCTATACCGCAGAGGGGAAACCGgctgttcaaacaataacaaagcagacACCCCACCACTGTTTTCGTAAACAGCTGAGGTACGGGGCTGGAGAATTGGTACCACTCTCAAACTCAAGAGAtatagatgcaaggactgaccatccatgaaacCAAAATCATAGTTTTAACCACGTTTTGAGGCTGTAcagcagggctgcccaaccctcttcctggagatcctAGCGTCCTGTGGGTtctcagtccaaccctaatttaacacacctgattctagtaattagctgctcaacaagaccttaactagctgaatcaaaactgctaaattagggttggTCTGAaatcctacaggacagtagacctccaggaagagggttgtccTGAaatcctacaggacagtagacctCCAGGAAAAGGGTTGTCCTGAaatcctacaggacagtagacctccaggaagagggttgtccTGAaatcctacaggacagtagacctccaggaagagggttgtccTGAaatcctacaggacagtagacctccaggaagagggttggtctgaaatcctacaggacagtagacctccaggaagagggttgtccTGAaatcctacaggacagtagacctccaggaagagggttgtccTGAaatcctacaggacagtagacctccaggaagagggttgtccTGAaatcctacaggacagtagacctccaggaagagggttgtccTGAaatcctacaggacagtagacctccaggaagagggttgtccTGAaatcctacaggacagtagacctccaggaagagggttgtccTGAaatcctacaggacagtagacctccaggaagagggttgtccTGAaatcctacaggacagtagacctccaggaagagggttgtccTGAaatcctacaggacagtagacctccaggaagagggttggtctgaaatcctacaggacagtagacctccaggaagagggttggtctgaaatcctacaggacagtagacctccaggaagagggttggtctgaaatcctacaggacagtagacctCCAGGAAGAGGGTGGTCTGAaatcctacaggacagtagacctCCAGGAAGAAGGTTAGTCTGAaatcctacaggacagtagacctccaggaagagggttgggcagccctgttgTACAGTGTTGGTTTACGAGAAAAACAAGCTTCTATTTTGGCTCtggatggggtacgacagtttaACGAAGATCACGAAGCATTTACAATTTATATTATTCAAGAAACAGAGGGCATATATAATTCATTTAAGTCCAAAAACTGGATGTACCAACCACAGATTGCCCCCTTAAAAAGAAAGTCCTACCAATGTTTACAGTGGTACAACAGACGACATCCTGTATCTCACCTTTTCTTCCTGGCTTGGGCGGTACCACCGGACCGGTCTGAATGTTCTTATAAAAGTTGTTCTCGGCTTGCGGATCAAACTTCCCTGATGACAAATTACACAACTCATACAGCATCAATTATTTTGACACCTGAATGTGTGCTCTTGTACATTTGCATCTTCAAACgcctgtttgtgtgtttctgtgtgtgtgtgtgtgtgtgtgtgtacctagaGACTGCAGAAGATCAGTCTCCTTCAGGGTACAGTTGATATCAATCTGTAGCTGTCTGTTCAGACTCCGCAACCGGGTCATCTCTTCAGGCTGGAACAGCCGCAGAACACCGGTGGGTTGGATGAgaccaaaaaaatacaaatgtagacAACTCTGTATTGAGACAACTCTATACCCTGCATTGATTTACTGTTTGTATACAAATTTCacagaaatatatacatataatatatatatatttttttatacatgtagctaatgtgcgtgtgtttgtatgtgtgcctTCAAACGTGTTTGTGTGCCTAAGCattcaaaggtgtgtgtgtgcctaagcattcaaaggtgtgtgtgtacaaaaaagaaaacattttaaGTACTATGCCTTCAAAAGGAGTGTGTATATGCGTGCACGTGATCATGCATTTAAACTTCACCGATGTATGTGTTTAGGGGCCTATGCATCtgcgtgttgctctgcgtgtatgcccgtatgtgtgtgtgtgtgtccctcttaCCCGGGGGATGAGGCTGGTGCTGTTGACTCGCCTGAAGCGTCTCTGGAGGGCGTCGTATTCCATGTCGTTGACGTCTGCCTTCAGCTGCTCCAGCTTCTGCCTCTCCATCAGCAGCTCCTTCAGCAGACGCTCCATCCGGGCCCTCTGGTGCAGCAGGAGTGCTGGGGGACACAGTGGTGGGAAGACAGGGCTTCAAATAGGTGGGACGGGTCGGGAGGTGGGCCGGATACGGCATGCGGATGTGCAGGAACGCATACACATACATGGTTCTGTGagcgtgcgcgcgcacacacacacgtatccgTTCATAAGCCGTGCTTACCCTGGGTGTAAGCGTAGTCGTCGGAGCCCGAGCTGGAGCGGCGCGGCATGCGGTTGGCGATGTGGCTGACGATGTTACCGGGCAGGGCTGAGATGGGCAGGATGGGTGCCGGGGCCAGCGCGTGATGCTCCCCCTGGTCCACCATGTTGAGCAGAGATTCAGGAGAGGAGGCCACTGGAGGGGAACCTGAGAGCGGCCTCTGCTGCTGGGCCTGGCCTGGGGACACTTTGATCTTAAAGGTGTAGCccgcctggctgcctggctggggtGAGGAAGTGGGCCGGGGCCGCGCGGGGCACTGGTGCAGGTATACCCCggggtggaaggtggcagagcccCCCCCGCTCAGGCTGAGGCCCCGCTGGGGTGAGCTGGGCGAGGGGCTGGTAGCCATGTAGAGAGTCTGTCCCGGGGGGCAGTGCACGGGGGAGTTGCTGCGGGGCCGCGGGCCCTCCAGGGTGATCTCAATCTGGTTCTTCAGGGAGCTCTTGGGTAGGTACGGCCGGTAGatgggctgctgctgctgctggtggtggtaggGCATGCTGGCCAAGGTGGGAGGGCTGATGGGCAGGAAGACATGGGTCTGCTGGTGCTGATGTTGGTGCTGCACCTGCTGCTGGTGCTGCACCTGCTGCTGGTGCTGCACCTGCTGCTGGTGCTGCAGCTGGGGCTGCACCTGCTGTTGGGGCTGCACCTGCTGTTGGGGCTGCACCTGCTGTTGGGGCTGCACCTGCTGTTGGGGCTGCACCTGCTGTTGGGGTTGGTGCTGGGGCGAGCTATACGGGGACTGGTAGGTGGGAGTGGTGTAGGGCGAGGGCTGATACACAGGCTGCCCGGACGAGGGCCAGGGGGAGGGCTGCGGGCTCTGGGAGGGGGAGGGCCGGATGTAGAGGGCATTACCGCCACTGTTGCCATAGTGACCGGCGGGGATCTGCAGGGCCTGGGGGGCATTGGGCAGGTTCTGGGACAGAGTGACAGTGATAGGGTTCATGGTATAGCGAGGAACAGGCGAGTAGGTAGGGGACATTCCCTGCACGGGAGGCGGAGTGGGGGTGCTGGCCGTGCGCCCCCCGTGGTCATTCATGAAGAAGGGGTTGTACCCCAGCGAGGGGGCTATGGTGGCGGGGGCCGAGAGGGGCTCCATGAAGCCGACGCGCTGGGGCTCGATGTAACCGTCACTGGAGCTGTGCACCAGGGAGCGCCCGCCTCCGTTGTCCTTGCCCGCCTCCGAGGGGGGGTAGCCCCCTAGCTGGATGTGCAGCATGTGGTTCCGGCTCAGGCGGGCCTCCTCCGGACTTTGGTACTCCCCATAGAGGTATCTGTTACTCTCCTGAGCCAGCAGGTGACAGCATATATCCAGGTTATTGTTGTtctggaggaggaaaggagacaggATAAAAGGTTCAGTGATGGGGCCCAGACTGATGTTGTAGTTCTATAGGGGTCACTGGTCTGTCGATTTACAGTAGAAAAACAGAGGCATACTAACTTCCTGGGGTCATAACATATCATCAACTAAACCACACAAACAACtgtcaatgtttaaaaaaaagtttaactcTTTATTCTCccaaatttcatggtatccaattggtagttacagcccACTACAGGAGCCGCTAGAGCGCGAAGGGACAAGAACATCCtttccggccaaaccctcccctaacccggacaatgctgggccaattgtgcgccaccccatgggtctcccggtcgactgcgacagagcctggactcgaaccaggatctctagtggcacagctagaactgcgatgcagtgtgccactcgggaggcgaTGTTCAACTTCATATATAGGCATACATGTGTAAGCCTAGATCCATGAAGCAGCATACAGGCATTTCAATGAGAGAATCAGTGCATGTTTGTAGCCTGAGtgagccccaaatggcaccctaattccctatGCAGTACACTAAAGCCCCTTTCCACTGGCCTTAAATGGGCCCAACCTAGGTTGACTTCAAAGCGTTTCCACTGCCTCCGGAAATGATAAATTATATAATGTTGCTAGGCAGCCAATATGTGACTGCAGCTGGCTTCTAGCTAGCGAGATGTTGAAGAATGAAATTTCCCCTGTAACTAACATTACCCCATACTCCTGCCAGTGCCAGCCAGActcagagccatgtatttagcTCACTGACATTAGCGTTGTCGTTAGCATACAAGGCTAGCTAGCTTAATTCCTACCTCTCATGCCATGgtctattagctagctagctatccaagcaaaccagatgacagctagctagctttcgATAGAGCCTGGCCAGCTAAAATACCTGTTCGCTTCTTTAGACCGatttgctagctaatgttaggtaGCTAACTAGTATTGAGGGCTCTGTTCTCATAAAGGTTATTGTTTAGTGCATAAATTAATAAAGGATACAGCTATGGTGGTAATTTGTTTCATGTCTAACTACTGCAGTACTGCTTGTCCATGTGCTCAGAAGAGCTAGCAAAACGTTTTGTCCGCATCCAGCAGTGATCAGCTTGGTGGTTGCATGGTAACAGCATCCCCAACCCGAATTCTAATCGAACTGGCACCAGTTGTGAAACTGGGCTGCGCTGACTCGGATTTCCTTAGATCCAGCTCGAAGTTGAGAATTCCATTCGAGCCAGCTCGAATTTGGCCCTAATTTTAAGAGCCAGTGGCAACAGGGCTTAAATGTTACTTTTGACCAAGGTCCATATGGCCCCGGCCAAAGTAATAcactatagggaataaggtgtcatttgggacacacactatTATTGCGTGTGATCATAGCTGTCTGGCTATGGTAGCATACCTGCAGAAGGCACTGGGACACTACTCCCTCTGGGATCTCGGGGAAGCGCTGCTTGAGGTCCTGCAGGATGTGATAGTCTAACTGAGGGCCTCCCTGCGCCATCCTGAGCCCACAGAGAGAGTCACTGAGCTCACAGCCCTGAACGCTGCTGCTGCACCTGTGCTCTTCtcatcctctacacacacacacacacacacacacacacacacacacacacacacacatgaaaagcTCGAAACAATCTGCAGTCGTCATTGCATCACATCAGCCCAGCCACACACCAGACAACATTAAAAGTCTGCGCCTCTGCCGCCAGATCACTGCTTTAAATAGCAACAAGGGTTAGAGGATGTGCTTACAAACGGAAGGAGGCTTTTTGGCAGCTTTGGTCAGCGGTTCCTCTGCAGAAACAATGTAATTAGGCGACAAATATGTTACGGACAGTTTATGGGCCCTAATGACCAAACAGACAGGCCGATAAAGCAGTAAGGAGAGGTTAGCCGGGCTAAAACTGGTCAATAACCCCATCCGACACTTCACACAACCTACGGGTTTGGCTGCAACAGACAGGCATGGTATCTGTCTCGTGTGATAGTTTAGTCATCTCACTGCACCAAGCAACGACCTAAAACCCAAGACAGCTTGCTACCTAGCTAGAGAACGCGACATGCACAAGTGTTACCTACGTCAGCTAACTAATTCATACTGATCACTAACGTGTTTGCGTTCGCATCAGCATCAACGTCTGTGGCATTTTAGCCATCTGAGTTACCTAACGTTATCCCTCTGCAGTGGATAATAGTGATCCGATTCATAATTTCTGGTCAATCATGCTATAACGTCAACTGACAAACGTTACGTTAGTTGTTCTTattggtgttagctagctagcgttacttACACGGAAGACAAAAACAAATTAATGTTAAATGGCTGACAACCTCAACAAAATAGCGCGCCGTTCACATACTaaattagctaactaactagaGTAGCCAGCTAGCTGGCCAACGAAACTAGTTGGCTACCTACTATTGTCGTTTTTGGATAAGCGCGTTAACTAGACAAATAGGATGCGCATGTTgattgctaacgttagctagctagcaaccacCAAGTATCGACACAAAACAAATCTTTGGTATCGAGTTAAAGAGATTAGCTCATGTTAACGTCGATAGCGTTAGTGGACAACTTCTTCCTAAAGCGCCGTTGACCAGAAAGGCACACACCAACAAGTAATCTGACATAGAGAAGCTAATCACGTTAACGTAGCTAGCCAGCGAATCTAtaggtgttagctagctagaaagcTCACAATGTATCGAAACCaagatttagctagctaacgttagctacttcgACTTACCATGAGCTTACTCACTCCTGTCATGGACCATTATAGCTACAGTTTCAGAGAAAGCCCATCGATCTGATATTTTCCGAAAGTGGCAGACGAATATGTATTTCACTCTTGATAGATAAAGCGATTGTGTTTCATTCCAAGACAAGGCCGTCGTCTCCACGTACGAAATTGGATCTATCGCGATAAATGTAAGCTTTTCGGAGCAGGAAGTGGTCTAAATCTAAGTTGTTGGTACTGCGCATGCTTGTCTTTTGCGCCCCGTCCAGTAGAGCCCCCATTCTTTCCTTAATACATATGTAGATGTGGTTTAAGTACAGTAATTGTAATAACTGTATGTGAGGTGAATCCTATTATGTGTCATTTGATATTTCCTCTTACAAGGGACACACGCATTTCGTTACACcgacaataacatctgttaaatatgtgtatgtgaccaatacaatctGATTTGACAAGGGAAGGGCGTCATGATGAGTTAGGTTATTATCGGACACAGTCCAGCCAGTGTAGGCCAAGCATGCCCAGGTATTGTAGGCTATAGCATATAGGCCCTGGGTCATTATATTTATTAGGCCTATTGATTGCATATTGCAAAGGTTGTTCCATCTATGTGTTACAAATATGCTATAACAATTCAATGCAAAAAAAATATGCAAGACACTCCTCTTTTTAAGGCAATATTCCCGAATTGATTGCCTGCCCCGAAGACACATTTATTGACAATTATCAAATACCTCAAAAGTTGaattaataatttaaaaaacgaGTTAATAAAAAATGGTACTATAGTTAATTAAAAAGTCCATAATTGTACGGCGTCATGTCGGCTGATGCTGTGGTTACCATGTAACGGGACTGGAGTCTTTTACGCAACAATGTGGACCAATGTCATGAACATGGGCCTACAAAATCCTACGCCACAATTAATGAAGTTATAGGCTATGATAAAAGCAAAGTGTCATGAAACGACATATTAAATGTTGTGCGAAAGAAGAACAGGATCGACTTTCAACTGCACATTTATTGGAGGTCGGCGATGACTGTGTTGATGACTATGATCAAACAGAGAGCAATGACGGAGTCGGTGCCTGGTCGCAAGATGCATGTAGTTACAGGATTGATATTTGCACCAAGGACAAACTTTCCAGAAAAATAATTTCATATCAGAGAAGAGAGTGTGCAGAGAATACATGTGATGTCATATCGCAATCTCAGCATTACAACGACCCTGAGCGGTTCATTGAACAATACAGAAGTGACCGATTGCGCCgtttcccctgtcacacacatATCCCTACACATCCGGGGACATGGGTGGTGCTGAAAAGCTGCGAGGAAGAGCCCTTCAATTTTACCATGCCACCAATCAGAGGTAAAAACAACAGCGCTACTGGAGACTACTTGGAGCAACAATATGCACTTATATCTGAAAAAAGAGACACGTTTCCCAAACACAAACAGACGGATGAATGTAAAAAGTTATCTTCTGCATGGTAAGCAAAAAGGCTACTTTCAGTCTGATGATGTGAACTTTTAGATGCGTGCTCAAAAATGATATTTCCAATAGGCTACACTTTATTCTAGAAAGCCTGGAATACACGTCATAGGCAAAAGACAGATGTAAATGTCACCCCAAAATTGATAGGATTctcttctattctattatgtCTAGTTTTGGTTGATACAGATTAGAGCCAGCGAAAGTCTGTCCATGCGAAATCTTATGTAAGGTTTAATTACTAAAATACATGCCACTGTTACTGAGTTCAGGAAAAACTCTGATTTCCCAACAGTGTTCAAGATGATGAAATGCTCTGTTTTACCTGCCACGCTATGCTAAGGTCATTTCAAGTGAGTTAACCAACATCTAAGTTTTACCTTCCCAGTTTACTTCCACACTAGAATGATTCATATTGCTCAACAATACTTTGAATGCTCTGTAGAACCATGAGATTGAATCTGGAGACCttggttacgtcccaaatggtcCCCTATTCCTCTACCTATACTTGATCTCTTTTTCCATTCATCTCAGAATTGTGGAGACAAGGAGCTGTCCTACTATGAGCCAAATGGCACAGTCTACTCACCTATCAACAACATGGGCATCAAGCTGCTGACAGTGCAACAAACGCACACCTCGTTGGACGCCTTGCGGAGGAACCAGCGACTCAGAAGCAGCGCTGTCATCAGGAGGCACCCACGAGCCAATAAGAGTGCCACCTTAGGGGACATCTCCCTGTCAACATTCAAAAACAACGTGGTGTG is drawn from Oncorhynchus tshawytscha isolate Ot180627B linkage group LG05, Otsh_v2.0, whole genome shotgun sequence and contains these coding sequences:
- the LOC112250635 gene encoding TGF-beta-activated kinase 1 and MAP3K7-binding protein 3 isoform X1 — translated: MAQGGPQLDYHILQDLKQRFPEIPEGVVSQCLLQNNNNLDICCHLLAQESNRYLYGEYQSPEEARLSRNHMLHIQLGGYPPSEAGKDNGGGRSLVHSSSDGYIEPQRVGFMEPLSAPATIAPSLGYNPFFMNDHGGRTASTPTPPPVQGMSPTYSPVPRYTMNPITVTLSQNLPNAPQALQIPAGHYGNSGGNALYIRPSPSQSPQPSPWPSSGQPVYQPSPYTTPTYQSPYSSPQHQPQQQVQPQQQVQPQQQVQPQQQVQPQQQVQPQLQHQQQVQHQQQVQHQQQVQHQHQHQQTHVFLPISPPTLASMPYHHQQQQQPIYRPYLPKSSLKNQIEITLEGPRPRSNSPVHCPPGQTLYMATSPSPSSPQRGLSLSGGGSATFHPGVYLHQCPARPRPTSSPQPGSQAGYTFKIKVSPGQAQQQRPLSGSPPVASSPESLLNMVDQGEHHALAPAPILPISALPGNIVSHIANRMPRRSSSGSDDYAYTQALLLHQRARMERLLKELLMERQKLEQLKADVNDMEYDALQRRFRRVNSTSLIPRPEEMTRLRSLNRQLQIDINCTLKETDLLQSLGKFDPQAENNFYKNIQTGPVVPPKPGRKEGEQNPKPAVVGPQRDEDFEGAQWSCEECTFLNHPALNRCEQCEMPRYT
- the LOC112251534 gene encoding uncharacterized protein LOC112251534 codes for the protein MKRHIKCCAKEEQDRLSTAHLLEVGDDCVDDYDQTESNDGVGAWSQDACSYRIDICTKDKLSRKIISYQRRECAENTCDVISQSQHYNDPERFIEQYRSDRLRRFPCHTHIPTHPGTWVVLKSCEEEPFNFTMPPIRGKNNSATGDYLEQQYALISEKRDTFPKHKQTDECKKLSSACVQDDEMLCFTCHAMLRSFQNCGDKELSYYEPNGTVYSPINNMGIKLLTVQQTHTSLDALRRNQRLRSSAVIRRHPRANKSATLGDISLSTFKNNVVWCNGYRETSSMQATALPDVPSSSSKKGNNKANPFMVKGLRRLPPSQNGTRPGRFFPESFPPSGRSITPGTQLSSTTPLPPSHPWKSSSTCYLTPPQLAPTKPLVVQQRKKRWCPLRDGEKVGFAETLLKQRIMVLH
- the LOC112250635 gene encoding TGF-beta-activated kinase 1 and MAP3K7-binding protein 3 isoform X2 — translated: MTGVSKLMNNNNLDICCHLLAQESNRYLYGEYQSPEEARLSRNHMLHIQLGGYPPSEAGKDNGGGRSLVHSSSDGYIEPQRVGFMEPLSAPATIAPSLGYNPFFMNDHGGRTASTPTPPPVQGMSPTYSPVPRYTMNPITVTLSQNLPNAPQALQIPAGHYGNSGGNALYIRPSPSQSPQPSPWPSSGQPVYQPSPYTTPTYQSPYSSPQHQPQQQVQPQQQVQPQQQVQPQQQVQPQQQVQPQLQHQQQVQHQQQVQHQQQVQHQHQHQQTHVFLPISPPTLASMPYHHQQQQQPIYRPYLPKSSLKNQIEITLEGPRPRSNSPVHCPPGQTLYMATSPSPSSPQRGLSLSGGGSATFHPGVYLHQCPARPRPTSSPQPGSQAGYTFKIKVSPGQAQQQRPLSGSPPVASSPESLLNMVDQGEHHALAPAPILPISALPGNIVSHIANRMPRRSSSGSDDYAYTQALLLHQRARMERLLKELLMERQKLEQLKADVNDMEYDALQRRFRRVNSTSLIPRPEEMTRLRSLNRQLQIDINCTLKETDLLQSLGKFDPQAENNFYKNIQTGPVVPPKPGRKEGEQNPKPAVVGPQRDEDFEGAQWSCEECTFLNHPALNRCEQCEMPRYT